Proteins from a genomic interval of Luteolibacter sp. Y139:
- a CDS encoding GNAT family N-acetyltransferase: protein MADQGDFRAVLQYVPQFRGKVFVVLIDAGLLPEPAIAESLLDLAAMEDVGVKLILGVLGGDIKDLYDWTLECEIMSARLTRPLGDPGAVEEARAILGRGQTVVADASSNDPLDPQVVDFTLGIGAVKLIALLEEAILIDGEPVPAVRAADADELAGSGTVTGADLLRAAAEACRKGVPRVHVLNGRRQGVLIDELFSNEGVGTMIHADSYREIRPLREEDIPELLGMIGRSVRRTKLVARTYEDIQAKIGDYYVMAIDDNVVGCVALHEYPGDHTAEVACLYVKLNHEGRGYGVDLVKHAEQVAREKGLPRVFALTTRAADFFENRVSYTLAGPDALPEPRRRQLEESGRDSRVFEKVL, encoded by the coding sequence GTGGCCGACCAGGGTGATTTTCGAGCGGTGCTCCAGTATGTCCCGCAGTTCCGCGGGAAGGTTTTCGTCGTGCTCATTGATGCCGGGCTTTTGCCCGAGCCCGCGATCGCGGAAAGCCTGCTGGATCTCGCGGCGATGGAAGATGTGGGAGTGAAGCTGATTCTCGGGGTGCTGGGTGGCGACATCAAGGATCTCTACGACTGGACGCTGGAGTGCGAGATTATGTCGGCCCGACTCACCCGCCCGCTCGGTGACCCGGGTGCGGTGGAGGAGGCTCGAGCCATCCTCGGCCGTGGGCAGACGGTGGTGGCCGACGCCTCGTCGAATGATCCGCTTGATCCGCAGGTCGTCGATTTCACGCTCGGGATCGGCGCGGTGAAATTGATCGCGCTGTTAGAAGAGGCGATTCTCATCGATGGCGAGCCGGTGCCTGCGGTGCGGGCGGCGGATGCCGATGAATTGGCAGGTTCGGGAACGGTGACGGGTGCTGACCTGCTGCGGGCTGCCGCGGAGGCGTGTCGCAAGGGAGTGCCGCGCGTCCATGTGCTCAATGGCCGCCGCCAAGGTGTGCTGATCGACGAGCTCTTCTCAAACGAAGGTGTGGGCACGATGATTCACGCCGATAGCTACCGGGAGATCCGGCCGCTGCGGGAGGAAGATATTCCCGAGCTGCTCGGCATGATCGGCCGCTCGGTGCGGCGGACCAAGCTGGTGGCCCGCACGTATGAGGACATCCAGGCCAAGATCGGTGACTACTACGTCATGGCGATCGACGACAACGTGGTCGGCTGCGTGGCGCTGCATGAATACCCGGGGGATCACACTGCGGAAGTCGCTTGCCTGTATGTGAAGCTCAATCATGAAGGCCGCGGCTATGGCGTGGATCTGGTGAAGCACGCCGAGCAGGTGGCCCGCGAGAAGGGCTTGCCGCGGGTCTTCGCGCTGACCACGCGTGCGGCGGACTTTTTCGAGAACCGGGTGAGCTATACCTTGGCGGGGCCGGACGCCTTGCCAGAGCCTCGTCGCCGGCAGCTTGAGGAAAGCGGGCGTGATTCGAGGGTGTTCGAGAAGGTGCTCTAA
- a CDS encoding sensor histidine kinase: protein MRLLLAIFLLTLLPLLSAERPRAMVRQWQSEDGLPGNVVRSMVQAADGYLWVATAEGIARFDGIDFDAIEPDGELRQLRFAFWRMFAPEDGSVWVATFQGGLFRIRDSRLERVVHEVARSRPPLINQLILDGSGVIHFLRGEEIWKVENGTPSQVEKPSQDLIDRFARDHEKQIAGGRAVDGVAAGTVAQLHTRDGRLWAADATGRLVIDGETPVDLPGVASPYVFNELLEDREGNVWVATPLSGLARVRRSRVEPLSTTDGPEPAAFGVMQDRSGVWWIANRRGGIDRWTEEGGVEHLELVPTGYQRPVATMFEDAKGQLWVAARGGSVFLRKPDGSFAQQFQRTQVPSKVRTMQQDGQGVLWFGGTQGLASYDGTAVHVYGESDGFPKCEVTVLMRDHDRMLVGTNDGQVFAGGSRGFRLLGNPAPLKHWWVSGLLAVSPDELWATTLGGGVFLWNGKSWQQFAADDGLPDARLTSVLSDDRGHLWFGSLGGILRASRQEFLDRANKPDRQIHWLRLDRSDGLPTRECIGGYQPAGWKGKDGRLWFPTGSGVVRVRPDLVEVNKVPPPVYLRSTRINGVQPEEQDGRIEAGPGRSRVEFRFVGLSYSAPEKVTYRARLQGLDDSWRELGNQRFAAYEAVPPGRYTFEVMAVNGDGVWSKQAARVAIRIKPHFWESAWFIFTVTALTLACTATIGWYLARRRMKQRIQALKIKNAREGERTRIARDLHDDLGASLTEISILSALAAEGGDESTMRPALDQLSNKAKAVVGTLDEIVWAVNPRDDTLRSLVDYLAAFAREFLDTAGIALRTDIPRNIPETPLDAPVRHGVFLAAREALNNLVKHSKATQARLAVLHEPTKLEIRIEDNGRGFSQEWEAKGYGVANLRERMQAAGGDCSISSIAGEGVTVTLTLPLLADPSTQA, encoded by the coding sequence GTGCGACTCCTGCTCGCCATCTTCCTCCTGACCCTGCTGCCGCTCCTTTCCGCCGAGCGCCCGCGGGCCATGGTCCGGCAATGGCAGTCGGAGGACGGCCTGCCGGGAAACGTGGTGCGCTCGATGGTCCAGGCGGCCGATGGCTACCTCTGGGTCGCCACCGCGGAAGGCATCGCCCGCTTCGACGGCATCGATTTCGACGCCATCGAACCGGATGGCGAGCTGCGCCAATTGCGCTTCGCCTTTTGGCGGATGTTTGCCCCGGAGGATGGCAGCGTGTGGGTGGCCACCTTCCAGGGCGGGCTCTTCCGCATCCGTGACAGCCGCCTGGAGCGCGTCGTCCACGAAGTCGCGAGGTCGCGGCCACCATTGATCAACCAGCTGATCCTCGATGGCAGCGGAGTCATTCACTTCCTCCGCGGCGAGGAAATCTGGAAGGTGGAGAATGGCACGCCGTCGCAGGTGGAGAAGCCGTCACAGGACCTGATCGACCGCTTTGCCCGGGACCACGAGAAGCAGATCGCTGGCGGTCGTGCGGTGGATGGCGTGGCTGCGGGGACTGTGGCACAACTCCACACCAGGGACGGCCGCCTCTGGGCCGCCGATGCGACGGGCCGCTTGGTGATCGACGGTGAAACGCCGGTCGACCTGCCGGGTGTGGCCTCTCCCTACGTCTTCAATGAACTGCTGGAAGACCGCGAGGGCAACGTCTGGGTCGCGACACCACTCAGTGGCCTGGCTCGCGTGCGACGCAGCCGGGTCGAGCCGCTTTCCACCACCGATGGCCCTGAGCCCGCTGCGTTCGGCGTGATGCAGGACCGCTCCGGCGTCTGGTGGATCGCCAACCGCCGCGGCGGGATCGACCGCTGGACCGAAGAAGGAGGAGTGGAGCACTTGGAACTCGTGCCCACCGGTTACCAGCGGCCGGTGGCGACCATGTTCGAGGACGCCAAGGGGCAACTATGGGTGGCTGCACGCGGCGGCTCGGTCTTCCTGAGAAAGCCAGATGGTTCCTTCGCCCAGCAGTTCCAGAGAACCCAGGTGCCGTCCAAGGTGCGAACGATGCAACAGGATGGCCAGGGAGTCTTGTGGTTCGGAGGGACGCAAGGTCTTGCCTCCTATGATGGCACGGCCGTGCACGTGTATGGCGAGAGCGATGGGTTTCCCAAATGCGAGGTGACCGTGCTCATGCGCGATCACGATCGCATGCTGGTCGGCACCAATGACGGTCAGGTCTTCGCCGGCGGCAGTCGCGGCTTCCGGCTATTGGGGAATCCCGCACCGCTCAAGCACTGGTGGGTTTCCGGCCTCCTCGCCGTGTCTCCGGACGAGCTGTGGGCGACCACGCTGGGCGGCGGCGTCTTCCTCTGGAATGGCAAGTCATGGCAGCAGTTCGCCGCGGACGATGGCTTGCCGGATGCGCGTCTCACCAGTGTCCTCAGCGACGACCGCGGGCACCTGTGGTTCGGTTCTCTGGGTGGCATCCTTCGAGCGAGCCGCCAGGAATTCCTCGATCGCGCGAACAAGCCGGACCGCCAGATCCACTGGCTCAGGCTCGATCGCTCGGACGGCTTGCCGACCCGCGAGTGCATCGGCGGATACCAGCCCGCAGGCTGGAAGGGGAAAGACGGGCGACTCTGGTTTCCCACCGGCAGCGGCGTGGTGCGCGTGCGTCCGGATTTAGTGGAGGTGAATAAGGTGCCGCCACCGGTCTATCTCCGCAGCACGCGCATCAATGGCGTCCAGCCGGAAGAGCAGGACGGCAGGATCGAAGCCGGCCCCGGCCGCTCGCGCGTCGAGTTCCGCTTCGTCGGACTCAGCTACAGCGCACCGGAAAAAGTCACCTATCGCGCTCGCCTCCAAGGCCTCGATGATTCCTGGCGCGAACTCGGCAACCAACGCTTCGCCGCCTACGAAGCCGTGCCGCCCGGGCGCTATACCTTCGAGGTAATGGCGGTGAATGGCGACGGCGTGTGGAGCAAACAGGCCGCCCGCGTGGCCATCCGCATCAAGCCGCACTTCTGGGAGTCGGCATGGTTCATCTTCACCGTCACCGCACTCACGCTGGCATGCACCGCCACCATTGGCTGGTACCTCGCACGCCGCCGCATGAAGCAGCGCATCCAGGCGCTCAAGATCAAGAATGCCCGCGAAGGCGAGCGCACCCGCATCGCACGCGACCTCCACGATGACCTCGGCGCGAGCCTGACGGAAATCTCGATCCTCTCCGCGCTCGCCGCCGAAGGCGGAGACGAAAGCACCATGCGCCCTGCGCTCGACCAACTCTCTAACAAGGCCAAGGCCGTCGTTGGCACGCTCGATGAAATCGTCTGGGCCGTGAACCCGCGCGACGACACCTTGCGGTCGCTCGTCGACTACCTCGCCGCCTTCGCCCGCGAGTTCCTCGACACCGCCGGCATCGCCCTGCGCACCGATATCCCACGCAATATCCCCGAGACACCTCTCGATGCTCCCGTTCGCCACGGAGTCTTCCTCGCCGCGCGTGAAGCGCTGAACAACTTGGTCAAGCACTCGAAGGCCACCCAAGCGCGCCTCGCGGTCCTGCATGAGCCGACCAAGCTCGAGATCCGCATCGAGGACAACGGCCGCGGCTTTTCTCAGGAATGGGAGGCCAAGGGCTACGGCGTCGCCAACCTCCGCGAGCGGATGCAAGCCGCCGGCGGCGATTGCTCCATTTCCAGTATAGCAGGCGAGGGGGTAACCGTAACCCTGACCTTGCCACTGCTTGCCGACCCATCAACCCAAGCCTAA
- a CDS encoding response regulator transcription factor, which translates to MSAKPETTDVAIVEDNAALGSSLKKVVESDPTLRCIGVWTTAEDALKKIDAFRPQIVLMDINLPGMSGIEATARLKQHLPDVKVVMVTVYRDHDKIFAALKAGACGYLLKRSNPAEVREAILDVRTGGAPMSPEIARRVVEAFHQPVKAEPSLLDEVKLSKRETEILELLCEGLANKEIADRLDISVETVRVHLKHVYEKLHVRSRTEAAMKYRDSREEPRFPI; encoded by the coding sequence GTGTCTGCAAAACCCGAGACCACTGACGTCGCCATCGTTGAAGACAATGCCGCCCTCGGCAGCAGCCTGAAGAAGGTGGTCGAGTCAGACCCGACCTTGCGTTGCATCGGCGTGTGGACCACGGCCGAGGACGCACTGAAAAAGATCGATGCCTTCCGCCCGCAGATCGTGCTGATGGACATCAATCTGCCCGGCATGTCCGGCATCGAGGCCACCGCCCGGCTGAAGCAACACCTGCCGGACGTGAAGGTGGTGATGGTCACGGTCTATCGCGACCACGACAAGATCTTCGCCGCATTGAAGGCCGGCGCCTGCGGCTATCTGCTCAAGCGCTCGAACCCCGCGGAAGTCCGGGAGGCCATTCTCGACGTCCGCACCGGTGGCGCACCGATGAGCCCGGAGATCGCCCGCCGTGTGGTCGAAGCCTTCCACCAGCCAGTGAAAGCCGAACCGTCTCTCCTTGACGAAGTAAAACTCTCCAAGCGCGAGACCGAGATCCTCGAACTGCTTTGCGAAGGCCTCGCCAACAAGGAAATCGCCGACCGGCTGGACATCTCCGTGGAGACCGTCCGGGTCCACCTGAAGCACGTCTACGAAAAGCTCCACGTGCGCTCGCGAACCGAGGCCGCGATGAAATACCGCGACTCTCGCGAAGAACCGAGGTTTCCAATTTAA
- a CDS encoding beta strand repeat-containing protein produces the protein MKHTPFGADIRASLLACASLCAISTGHAANGSWSGLTSPGLWNNTANWTGAVVADGAGNTGNFSTVDLPAGLFTVSLDTPRTLGSLTFGDTDTSTAGSWLIDNNAVPTNILTLSGSPVVTVNALGTGAQAEISAVLAGTESISKAGAGALALSGVNTYTGGTTLNAGTLALNNAAALGTGALTINGGALGNTSLAAVTLSSNPNQTWAGDFAFTGPQNLVLGTGNVSVPAARIVNVSAGILEVSGIITSAAAFTKDGAGELRLHGDNLATSTGPLTLKGGTLRIRGNVPTGGTGAVINQNPLGAAARTITFEGGALMANGHQGSNGPTVGAITQPFTIAAGQTGTYYHAQRGSITSTISGAGTFNFVTNYVRGDINGNWAGFTGTLNISAATAGNSDFRIAGGTTFNAAMRVNISNASVSQTYNPPNNTVGTTHIIGTLTGTSAAFMGGSTVNGRFVNWQVGALNEDSEYAGVIANSTGAARLYKVGTGTLTLSGTNTYTGDTQLNAGKIQVGTGGATGSLAATNVITTAGTQLIFNRDNTAISAYPGILSGPGTITKKGTGQINFSGVNTYTAGTVIEGGIIGVNSASSLGAAAGAVSFTTGDGGIIAIAPGIVDAHPFSVASGITTSFGAATAADSLEVTSGITGAGSLAVTGSGVLTLSGANAYGGTTTIATGSLVATNVTGSATSTGAVALSGGTLAGTGTISGAVAATNNSSIKPGALTPTSSGVGNLTVGSLALAGGNTIYTEFTDATTYDKIIVTNTNGLTSSASLANPVMVDLRVVNSAAKWTSPGTYTIAQFAGSFVGNANDLFEVTPASQQAGQTYTFSVSGNLLRLTVAGALPSIWNVNASGNWSTAGNWQNGSPNAIGTTAEFSSAITGPQTVTLDAARTVGLIKFNNANAYTVGGSSTLTLNQTTGNAEIQVLSGAHTISAPISLADSLDLNLFNAANSLSLLGNISSSGSMGIAKTGPGSLTLGGNNTFTGGVNFANGTLTFSNNSLGTGTLTLNNATLAWASGNTQDITVGRTVIFGDDPITFFMDDNVTLANDFGSPGIANLTKTGFGTLKIVADASLFGNLTVASGNLTLGNGGATGSIFGNISLPDAASVLTVSRSGDHSINNVISGAGSLVLNGAGIHTLNQPNTFTGPTTINSGTAYLGNSLALQGSTLGYNTIGGSLNFGTNTVATLGGLEGDKNLTLENTDVVPSAVTLTAGANGVSTTYTGILSGPGSFTKAGAGIMTMTGAHTYTGATQVNGGALELSAGVTLNNTTVSVGATGRLTSNGATITASALSNVANAAAGGAQLQLLGGTASYPLGINAVGNSTQGYQILVSSGATLTAGPITLGRSGLNLGTEPTAGSATDGLLVTGGDVDINGTLTLGNASSNSSVSTQITSGTLDVTGAISVGLNNGGRWSVLDVAGGAFSSTDTVTGIRLGGPQQGNAAFLARGGVATVERFQFGNLALGGTSTVHVNGGELYVGSGGMVIGTTEPGFVATLRLSGGTLGAKADWSTSIPVATANTIAVKAADASNVAHNITLSGAITGTGALVKEGGGTLTISGAYSYSGSTAVTAGTLVLKSGTLNDNAGVEVTTGAVLNLDFVGTDTVLGFSIDGTPQASGTWGAIGSGAAHQTARITGTGLLNVPADPFGSWIAGFPAVGAQNGKSDDPDHDGLTNLDEFALDGNPASGLANSKVRVQVETVGAEQALVITLPVRNGATFAGATSKTATVDRIVYTIEGTNTVFLFDQVVTEITASTAGMPAVNTGWTYRTFRLNGAVGGATPRGPKGFLRASLAEQL, from the coding sequence ATGAAACACACGCCATTTGGTGCGGATATCCGTGCCTCTTTGCTTGCTTGCGCGTCTTTGTGCGCAATCTCCACCGGTCACGCCGCGAATGGCAGTTGGTCGGGACTCACCAGCCCCGGCCTCTGGAATAACACCGCCAACTGGACCGGAGCTGTCGTCGCCGACGGAGCGGGGAACACCGGTAATTTTTCCACCGTCGATCTGCCAGCAGGTCTCTTCACCGTATCGCTCGATACACCGCGCACGCTCGGCAGCCTGACCTTCGGCGATACCGATACGTCCACCGCCGGTTCATGGCTCATCGATAACAATGCGGTTCCCACCAATATCCTCACGCTCTCGGGAAGTCCCGTCGTCACGGTAAATGCGCTCGGCACCGGAGCCCAAGCCGAGATTAGCGCAGTCCTCGCAGGCACGGAAAGCATCTCGAAAGCAGGCGCCGGCGCCTTGGCCTTGAGCGGTGTAAACACCTACACCGGCGGCACCACTCTCAACGCGGGAACTCTCGCCCTTAACAACGCGGCCGCTCTCGGCACCGGCGCTCTCACCATCAATGGCGGCGCTCTCGGCAATACCTCGCTTGCAGCCGTTACTCTTTCCAGCAATCCCAACCAGACATGGGCAGGGGACTTCGCCTTCACCGGCCCTCAAAACCTCGTGCTTGGCACCGGCAATGTCTCGGTCCCGGCAGCCCGGATCGTCAATGTGTCGGCTGGCATTCTCGAAGTGTCCGGGATCATCACCAGCGCTGCCGCCTTCACCAAGGACGGCGCGGGCGAACTCCGGCTTCATGGGGATAACCTCGCCACCTCCACCGGCCCGCTGACCTTGAAGGGCGGCACTCTCCGGATTCGTGGCAATGTCCCGACCGGTGGTACCGGTGCCGTCATCAACCAAAACCCGCTGGGGGCTGCCGCTCGCACCATCACCTTCGAAGGCGGTGCCTTGATGGCCAATGGCCACCAGGGAAGCAATGGTCCCACCGTCGGCGCGATCACCCAACCCTTCACCATCGCCGCCGGTCAGACCGGCACCTACTACCACGCTCAGCGCGGCAGCATCACCTCCACCATCAGCGGTGCTGGCACCTTCAATTTCGTCACCAACTACGTCCGCGGCGATATCAACGGCAACTGGGCCGGTTTCACCGGGACGCTGAACATCAGTGCCGCGACTGCGGGTAACTCTGACTTCCGGATCGCCGGAGGCACGACCTTCAACGCCGCGATGCGGGTGAACATCTCCAACGCATCGGTTTCCCAGACCTACAACCCACCGAACAATACCGTCGGCACCACTCATATCATCGGCACTCTGACGGGAACTTCCGCAGCTTTCATGGGCGGCAGCACGGTCAACGGACGCTTCGTAAACTGGCAAGTCGGTGCCTTGAACGAAGACTCCGAATACGCCGGGGTCATCGCGAACTCAACCGGAGCCGCGCGCTTGTACAAGGTCGGCACCGGCACGCTGACTCTCAGCGGCACCAATACCTACACCGGCGATACGCAGCTGAATGCCGGCAAGATCCAGGTCGGGACGGGCGGAGCCACCGGCAGCCTCGCCGCTACCAACGTGATCACCACGGCCGGAACCCAGCTGATCTTCAACCGCGACAACACCGCCATCAGCGCTTATCCGGGCATCCTTTCCGGCCCCGGCACCATCACGAAGAAAGGCACCGGCCAGATCAATTTCAGCGGGGTCAACACCTACACCGCGGGCACCGTGATTGAAGGCGGCATCATCGGGGTCAATAGCGCTTCATCGCTCGGCGCTGCCGCCGGTGCTGTTAGTTTCACCACCGGTGACGGCGGCATCATCGCCATCGCACCGGGAATCGTCGACGCTCATCCCTTCAGCGTGGCCAGCGGCATCACGACCTCCTTCGGTGCTGCCACCGCAGCGGACTCGCTGGAAGTCACCAGCGGGATCACCGGCGCAGGCTCGCTCGCGGTCACGGGCAGCGGCGTGCTGACACTTTCGGGAGCGAATGCTTACGGCGGCACCACCACGATCGCCACCGGCAGCCTGGTTGCCACCAATGTCACCGGCAGCGCCACTTCAACCGGCGCGGTTGCACTTTCCGGCGGCACGTTGGCTGGCACCGGCACCATCTCCGGCGCGGTCGCAGCGACCAATAACTCATCGATCAAACCCGGTGCTCTCACTCCGACATCTTCCGGCGTCGGCAATCTAACAGTGGGCTCGCTCGCCCTTGCAGGCGGCAACACCATCTACACCGAGTTCACCGACGCCACGACCTACGACAAGATCATCGTCACGAACACGAACGGCCTGACCTCGTCCGCCTCTCTCGCCAATCCCGTGATGGTGGATCTCCGCGTGGTGAATTCCGCTGCCAAGTGGACCTCGCCGGGCACCTACACCATCGCCCAGTTCGCAGGCTCCTTCGTGGGCAATGCCAATGACTTGTTCGAAGTCACTCCGGCGAGCCAACAAGCAGGCCAGACCTACACCTTCTCAGTGAGCGGCAACCTGCTCCGACTGACCGTCGCAGGAGCGTTGCCATCGATCTGGAACGTCAACGCCTCAGGCAACTGGAGCACCGCCGGCAACTGGCAAAACGGCTCCCCGAATGCCATCGGTACCACCGCCGAATTCAGCAGCGCCATCACCGGCCCGCAAACGGTCACCTTGGACGCCGCCCGCACCGTCGGCTTGATCAAGTTCAACAACGCCAACGCCTACACCGTCGGCGGCAGCTCCACGCTGACCCTGAACCAAACCACCGGCAATGCCGAGATTCAGGTGCTCTCCGGCGCTCACACCATCTCGGCACCAATCTCGCTGGCCGATTCACTCGACCTCAATCTCTTCAATGCCGCCAATTCGCTGTCCTTGCTGGGAAACATCAGCAGCAGCGGCAGCATGGGCATCGCGAAGACCGGCCCGGGCAGCCTGACCCTCGGTGGAAACAACACGTTCACCGGCGGCGTAAACTTCGCCAACGGCACACTGACCTTCTCTAACAACAGCCTCGGCACCGGCACTCTCACGCTGAACAATGCCACGCTCGCATGGGCATCCGGCAATACCCAGGACATCACCGTCGGCCGCACGGTCATCTTCGGTGATGATCCGATCACGTTCTTCATGGATGACAACGTCACCCTCGCGAACGACTTCGGCTCGCCCGGGATCGCGAACTTGACGAAGACCGGTTTCGGCACGCTCAAGATTGTGGCCGATGCCAGCCTCTTCGGCAATCTGACCGTCGCGAGTGGCAACCTCACACTCGGCAATGGTGGAGCCACCGGTTCCATCTTTGGCAACATCAGCCTGCCCGATGCCGCCAGCGTCCTGACGGTAAGCCGTTCCGGCGATCATTCGATCAACAATGTCATCTCCGGTGCTGGCAGCCTCGTCCTGAATGGCGCGGGCATCCACACGCTGAACCAGCCGAATACCTTTACCGGACCCACCACCATCAACAGCGGCACCGCCTATCTCGGCAATAGCTTGGCACTCCAGGGCAGCACCTTGGGTTACAACACCATCGGTGGCAGCTTGAACTTCGGCACGAATACCGTGGCGACCCTCGGCGGCTTGGAAGGGGACAAGAACCTCACCCTTGAGAATACCGATGTGGTCCCATCCGCGGTGACTCTCACCGCCGGTGCCAATGGTGTCAGCACCACCTACACCGGCATCTTGTCCGGCCCCGGCTCCTTCACCAAGGCCGGCGCAGGCATCATGACCATGACCGGCGCGCACACCTACACCGGTGCCACCCAGGTCAATGGCGGTGCCTTGGAATTGAGCGCTGGCGTCACCCTGAACAATACCACCGTGAGCGTGGGTGCCACCGGCCGCTTGACCAGCAATGGTGCCACCATCACCGCTTCCGCTTTGTCGAACGTCGCCAATGCCGCAGCCGGCGGGGCCCAGCTCCAATTGCTCGGCGGCACGGCCAGCTATCCGCTCGGCATCAATGCCGTCGGCAACAGCACCCAAGGCTACCAAATCCTGGTGTCCTCCGGCGCGACTCTCACCGCCGGCCCGATCACCCTCGGCCGGTCAGGCCTGAATCTGGGCACGGAACCCACCGCGGGCTCCGCCACCGATGGCCTGCTGGTAACCGGCGGCGATGTCGATATCAATGGCACGCTCACCCTGGGCAATGCCTCGTCGAACTCCTCGGTCAGCACTCAGATCACCTCAGGCACCCTGGATGTCACCGGCGCGATCTCCGTCGGCCTCAACAACGGTGGCCGCTGGTCGGTCCTCGATGTGGCGGGCGGGGCCTTCAGCAGCACCGACACGGTCACCGGCATCCGCCTCGGTGGACCTCAGCAGGGCAATGCCGCCTTCCTCGCACGCGGCGGTGTGGCCACGGTCGAGCGCTTCCAGTTCGGCAATCTGGCCCTCGGCGGGACCAGCACGGTTCACGTCAATGGCGGCGAACTCTATGTCGGCTCCGGCGGCATGGTCATCGGCACCACCGAGCCCGGCTTCGTCGCGACCTTGCGGCTCTCCGGCGGCACGCTCGGCGCGAAGGCGGATTGGTCGACCTCGATTCCGGTCGCCACCGCAAACACCATCGCGGTCAAAGCAGCGGATGCCTCGAACGTTGCTCACAACATCACACTCTCCGGTGCCATCACGGGCACCGGTGCCTTGGTGAAAGAGGGGGGCGGCACGCTTACCATCTCGGGTGCCTACAGCTATTCCGGCAGCACTGCCGTCACTGCCGGGACACTTGTCCTGAAGTCCGGCACCCTGAATGACAATGCCGGCGTGGAAGTCACCACCGGTGCCGTCTTGAACCTCGACTTCGTCGGCACCGACACGGTCCTCGGCTTCAGCATCGACGGCACGCCACAGGCCTCCGGCACCTGGGGTGCCATCGGCTCGGGTGCCGCCCACCAGACCGCACGCATCACCGGCACTGGTCTGCTGAATGTTCCCGCCGATCCGTTCGGCAGTTGGATCGCCGGCTTCCCGGCAGTCGGTGCCCAGAACGGCAAGTCCGATGATCCCGACCACGACGGCCTGACCAACCTCGATGAGTTCGCTCTCGACGGCAACCCGGCCAGCGGTCTCGCCAACAGCAAGGTCCGCGTGCAGGTCGAGACGGTCGGAGCCGAGCAAGCGCTGGTCATCACGTTGCCGGTCCGCAATGGCGCGACCTTCGCGGGAGCGACCTCGAAGACCGCCACGGTCGACCGGATCGTCTACACCATCGAAGGCACGAACACCGTGTTCCTCTTCGACCAGGTCGTGACGGAAATCACCGCGAGCACGGCCGGCATGCCAGCAGTGAACACCGGGTGGACCTACCGCACCTTCCGCCTCAATGGCGCCGTCGGCGGAGCCACGCCGCGCGGGCCGAAAGGCTTCCTGCGTGCCTCGCTCGCAGAACAACTCTGA
- the can gene encoding carbonate dehydratase, which translates to MSSLDHLLENNRVWAAARVSEDPEFFSRLVSQQTPEYLWIGCSDSRVPANQITGLDPGEIFVHRNVANVCVQTDFNMLSVLQFAVDVLKVKHVIVCGHYGCGGVKAALGNERHGLVDNWLRHVRNIARRREDELAALSPTDALDRLCEINVLSNAENVARTTIVEDAWERGQPLQIHSWAYRLDTGRINVLDKPITAES; encoded by the coding sequence ATGTCTTCGCTTGATCATTTGTTGGAAAACAATCGCGTGTGGGCTGCGGCCAGAGTGTCCGAAGATCCGGAATTTTTCTCGCGACTGGTGTCTCAGCAGACGCCCGAGTATCTGTGGATCGGGTGCTCGGACAGCCGGGTGCCGGCGAACCAGATCACCGGTCTCGATCCCGGTGAGATCTTCGTTCACCGCAATGTGGCGAACGTGTGTGTGCAGACGGACTTCAACATGCTCTCCGTGCTGCAGTTCGCGGTGGATGTACTGAAGGTGAAGCACGTCATCGTCTGCGGTCACTACGGTTGCGGGGGCGTGAAGGCGGCTCTGGGGAATGAGCGCCACGGTCTCGTGGATAACTGGTTGCGCCACGTGCGCAATATCGCCCGGCGACGGGAGGATGAGTTGGCGGCGCTGTCGCCGACGGATGCGCTGGATCGGCTTTGCGAAATCAACGTGCTTTCCAATGCGGAGAATGTGGCCCGCACGACGATCGTCGAGGATGCCTGGGAACGCGGGCAGCCGCTTCAAATTCATAGCTGGGCATATCGCCTGGATACGGGACGCATCAACGTGCTGGACAAGCCGATCACCGCGGAGTCCTGA